In Calditrichota bacterium, a genomic segment contains:
- a CDS encoding thioredoxin family protein, protein MKIILFAVLIILAFLVISQVTIILKARRNKGRKIEEVPGQIGRRINQGEDVLLYFYSPSCRACKAQTPIFNRIKKQFRNAFEVDVSKDGAMARKFNVMGTPSIVWIEKGTIKEFWVGLRQEEQLLKLVQKTEGSR, encoded by the coding sequence GTGAAAATCATTTTATTTGCAGTTTTGATTATTTTGGCATTTTTGGTTATTTCCCAGGTAACGATTATCCTGAAAGCCAGACGGAACAAAGGCCGGAAGATAGAGGAAGTTCCGGGCCAAATTGGACGAAGAATTAATCAGGGAGAAGATGTCCTGTTGTATTTTTACAGTCCGTCGTGCCGGGCCTGTAAAGCACAAACGCCCATTTTTAATCGCATTAAGAAGCAGTTCAGAAATGCGTTTGAAGTCGATGTCTCAAAGGACGGTGCCATGGCCAGAAAATTTAATGTAATGGGGACCCCATCTATTGTTTGGATTGAAAAAGGAACCATTAAAGAATTTTGGGTAGGGCTCCGGCAAGAAGAACAGCTGTTGAAGTTGGTTCAAAAAACTGAAGGTTCTCGCTAA